From one Lolium rigidum isolate FL_2022 chromosome 4, APGP_CSIRO_Lrig_0.1, whole genome shotgun sequence genomic stretch:
- the LOC124707700 gene encoding ADP-ribosylation factor 2 — protein MGLTFTKLFSRLFAKKEMRILMVGLDAAGKTTILYKLKLGEIVTTIPTIGFNVETVEYKNISFTVWDVGGQDKIRPLWRHYFQNTQGLIFVVDSNDRERVVEARDELHRMLNEDELRDAVLLVFANKQDLPNAMNAAEITDKLGLHSLRQRHWYIQSTCATSGEGLYEGLDWLSNNIANKA, from the exons ATGGGGCTCACGTTCACCAAGCTCTTCAGCCGCCTCTTCGCCAAGAAGGAGATGAGGATCCTCATGGTCGGTCTCGACGCGGCCGGTAAGACCACCATCCTCTACAAGCTCAAGCTCGGCGAGATCGTCACCACCATCCCCACCATCG GATTTAATGTTGAAACTGTCGAGTACAAGAACATTAGTTTCACAGTTTGGGATGTCGGGGGTCAGGACAAG ATCAGGCCCCTGTGGAGGCACTACTTCCAGAACACCCAGGGCCTTATTTTTGTGGTGGACAGCAACGACAGAGAGCGTGTTGTTGAGGCCAGAGATGAGCTTCACCGGATGCTCAATGAG GATGAGTTGCGTGATGCTGTGCTTCTGGTGTTCGCAAACAAGCAAGATCTTCCTAATGCCATGAATGCTGCTGAAATCACTGATAAGCTTGGCCTGCATTCCCTTCGCCAGCGACACTG GTACATCCAGAGCACATGTGCTACCTCTGGTGAGGGTTTGTACGAGGGGCTTGACTGGCTGTCCAACAACATTGCCAACAAG GCTTGA